The Podospora pseudocomata strain CBS 415.72m chromosome 1 map unlocalized CBS415.72m_1, whole genome shotgun sequence genome has a segment encoding these proteins:
- the TRM5 gene encoding tRNA(m(1)G37)methyltransferase (COG:A; BUSCO:EOG09262I0R; EggNog:ENOG503NUHF): MLWTPSKFHPSELFSLVPKIYAHMKEAPFAHSTFGRMEAQSGTTSSVDAVKGQQENVEMSFLRPPVVRLGAGAALNRALFTKKVDLAAAAIQSPKVIAHYRKALQTSQEMLKVDRISPIVSHPDKELGAQGRKCILLNPSVKAEEPTTWGPVIQEGIQKEELTVIPYELTLEYDYWTARDTMESVLPPELHDEIPSGFNVAGHVAHLNLRDSYLSYKKVVAEIILDKNPSIKTVINKVDNVGAESEFRTFQYEVLAGEDDLNVSCTENNCSFNFDYSKVYWNSKLEYEHTRIISFFKPGEVVCDVMAGIGPFALPAGKKRVFVWANDKNPESYKCLKANIQKNKVQDFVRPFCEDGLGFIRQATDEILAASLKGEKVVITKPGPRSKSKKTDKPTTPGFVPEPLKPLITETYPLPPTISHFVMNLPASAIEFVGSFKGIYQLQESLFAPTTKTLLPLVHVHCFALKADDERPLIDICEKLTKYLGFPMKPGNIDYNLNGEGEVAIHNVRDVAPAKSMYCATFRLPAAVAFAARD, from the exons ATGCTGTGGACCCCCTCAAAATTTCACCCCTCCGAGTTATTCAGCCTTGTGCCCAAGATCTACGCTCACATGAAGGAGGCACCGTTCGCTCACTCAACTTTTGGAAG AATGGAAGCCCAAAGCGGAACCACATCAAGCGTTGACGCTGTGAAAGGACAACAAGAAAACGTGGAGATGAGTTTTCTTCGTCCACCCGTTGTTCGTTTAGGCGCTGGTGCAGCGCTGAACCGCGCCTTGTTCACCAAGAAGGTGGACttggctgccgccgccataCAAAGCCCCAAGGTCATTGCGCATTACAGGAAGGCCCTTCAAACAAGCCAGGAGATGCTCAAGGTCGACAGGATATCTCCCATTGTGTCTCACCCAGATAAGGAGCTCGGTGCGCAAGGTCGCAAATGTATCTTACTCAACCCAAGTGTGAAGGCTGAAG AACCGACGACATGGGGTCCTGTTATTCAAGAAGGAATTCAGAAAGAGGAGTTGACAGTCATTCCTTATGAGCTCACACTCGAGTATGACTACTGGACCGCAC GCGACACCATGGAGTCGGTCCTCCCCCCTGAACTTCATGATGAGATTCCATCCGGTTTCAACGTAGCAGGCCACGTTGCTCACCTGAACCTCCGAGACAGCTACCTTTCCTACAAAAAGGTAGTAGCAGAAATAATCCTTGACAAGAACCCCAGCATCAAGACTGTCATCAACAAAGTCGACAACGTCGGGGCCGAGTCCGAGTTCCGCACCTTCCAGTACGAAGTTTTGGCTGGCGAAGATGACCTCAACGTCTCCTGCACTGAAAACAACTGCAGTTTCAACTTCGACTATTCCAAGGTGTACTGGaacagcaagctcgagtACGAACACACCCGCATCATCAGCTTCTTCAAGCCAGGAGAGGTAGTATGCGACGTGATGGCAGGCATCGGCCCCTTTGCCCTCCCAGCCGGCAAAAAACGTGTGTTTGTCTGGGCCAACGACAAGAACCCCGAAAGTTACAAGTGTCTCAAGGCCAACATCCAGAAGAACAAGGTCCAGGATTTTGTTCGTCCCTTCTGTGAGGATGGCCTCGGCTTCATCCGTCAAGCGACGGATGAAATTCTAGCGGCATCCCTCAAGGGTGAAAAGGTCGTCATCACAAAACCTGGACCGAGATCAAAGTCCAAGAAGACGGATAAGCCCACCACGCCCGGTTTTGTACCGGAGCCGCTAAAGCCCTTAATCACAGAAACAtatcctctccctcccaccatcTCGCACTTCGTCATGAACCTGCCAGCCTCGGCAATCGAGTTTGTCGGCTCGTTCAAGGGAATCTATCAATTGCAAGAAAGCCTCTTCGCACCCACCACGAAGACTCTTTTGCCTCTTGTTCACGTCCACTGCTTCGCGCTcaaggccgacgacgagagaCCGTTGATTGATATCTGCGAAAAGCTTACCAAGTATCTTGGTTTCCCCATGAAGCCGGGTAACATTGACTACAATCTCAATggggaaggcgaggttgCTATTCACAATGTGAGAGACGTTGCGCCGGCCAAGAGCATGTACTGCGCTACATTCCGTCTTCCGGCTGCCGTTGCTTTTGCGGCGAGAGACTAG
- a CDS encoding uncharacterized protein (BUSCO:EOG09264W7W; COG:I; EggNog:ENOG503NXS5) — protein sequence MSLADSDEVTWLTETHLTRFAVSAGAAGIPTRSKGGVCREAAMESNFSKGDARLGEEPRLRTPPQNQTPADLSGIDDKLLYAMPFSAKDLQRYRKDEKFSHRLLTPEEKVNLLKPYLPSPPPPLDRTRRASLSQVSREERKGKLGLRRFLRRHFHIFIYALIHLYFSIYIRLRQAYHAIGNRFYTVYHHHHHSPELIQRDIKDLSRFPKHLSVILTLEDQGRSGAGLEKLVNEAADIAAWCASAGITQLSIYEKTGILKGYVKETHQTISQRLQTYFGPSFPSVSLGAPHIPPVQSGLLSLSNSPNNENRKNINILLISAEDGRDSIVDLTKTLAEMSQRKKLQPADITTELVDAELSESVMEEPDLLVLFSPFVELAGYPPWQIRLTEIFHVPDNQGVGYQVFYRALCKFAKAQMRMGR from the exons ATGTCACTGGCAGACAGCGACGAAGTTACGTGGCTGACCGAGACTCACCTCACTCGATTCGCCGTatcagcaggagcagcaggtaTTCCCACCCGGAGCAAGGGTGGTGTGTGCCGGGAAGCTGCAATGGAGTCCAACTTTTCCAAGGGAGACGCCAGACTGGGCGAG GAGCCACGCTTAcggacaccaccacaaaaccaAACCCCAGCCGACCTGTCCGGCATCGACGATAAGCTGCTATACGCCATGCCCTTCAGCGCCAAAGACCTGCAACGGTATCGTAAGGATGAGAAGTTCAGTCACAGGCTTCTGACgcccgaggagaaggtcaaCCTTCTCAAG CCATAcctcccctcacccccaccaccactcgaTCGCACCCGAAGAGCCTCCCTTTCCCAAGTCTCACGAGAAGAACGAAAAGGCAAGCTGGGTCTGCGCCGTTTCCTTCGCCGCCACTTCCACATCTTCATCTAcgccctcatccacctctaCTTCTCCATCTACATCCGCCTCCGCCAGGCTTACCATGCCATTGGCAACCGCTTCTACACCGtctatcaccaccaccaccactcccccgaGTTAATACAGCGTGATATCAAAGACCTCAGTCGCTTTCCCAAACACCTCAGCGTCATCCTGACCCTCGAGGATCAAGGGCGCAGCGGAGCCGGCCTCGAAAAGCTCGTCAACGAAGCAGCCGACATTGCCGCCTGGTGCGCTAGCGCGGGCATCACTCAGCTCTCCATCTACGAGAAAACTGGCATCCTCAAAGGTTACGTCAAGGAAACCCACCAGACCATCTCCCAGCGTCTCCAAACCTACTTCggcccctccttcccctccgtcTCGCTCGGTGCCCCTCACATCCCGCCAGTCCAATCCGGTCTCCTGtccctcagcaacagccccAACAATGAGAACCGCAAGAACATCAATATTCTTCTCATCTCTGCCGAAGATGGCAGAGACTCCATTGTTGACTTGACCAAGACCCTTGCCGAGATGTCCCAGCGTAAAAAGCTCCAGCCcgccgacatcaccaccgagctCGTAGACGCCGAGCTGAGCGAGAGTGTCATGGAGGAGCCTGACCTGCTTGTGTTGTTCAGTCCCTTTGTTGAGCTTGCCGGTTACCCACCGTGGCAGATTCGGTTGACTGAGATTTTCCATGTGCCGGATAACCAAGGGGTGGGGTACCAGGTTTTCTATCGGGCGTTGTGCAAGTTTGCCAAGGCGCAGATGAGAATGGGGAGGTAG
- the PRE2 gene encoding Proteasome subunit beta type-5 (COG:O; EggNog:ENOG503NXDJ; MEROPS:MER0001516) has protein sequence MDTLVARYSRPTYTQNELFTEQEQEEFAAGSIPNLSLKFAMPPVAQPSAWLRAATDDRSNPHCPIKIAHGTTTLAFRFQGGIIVATDSRATAGNWIASQTVKKVIEINSDLLGTMAGGAADCQYWLAWLGMQCRLHELRHKRRISVAAASKILANLVYQYKGKGLSMGTMCAGVTKEEGPALYYIDSDGTRLAGNLFCVGSGQTFAYGVLDAEYRYDLTVEEALELGSRSILAATHRDAYSGGFINLYHVKESGWEKHGFTDTNPVFWKTKLEKGEFSNVTSDFSEEV, from the exons ATGGACACCCTCGTTGCGCGGTACAGCCGCCCGACCTACACCCAGAATGAGCTGTTCAcagagcaggagcaggaggagttCGCCGCCGGGTCTATTCCCAACCTTTCGCTGAAGTTTGCCATGCCGCCCGTAGCTCAG CCCTCGGCCTGGCTCCGCGCAGCAACCGACGACCGCTCCAACCCCCACTGCCCCATCAAGATCGCCCACGGCACCACCACGCTCGCCTTCCGCTTCCAGGGCGGCATCATCGTCGCGACCGACTCCCGCGCCACGGCCGGCAACTGGATCGCCTCCCAGACGGTCAAAAAGGTCATCGAGATCAATTccgacctcctcggcacCATGGCCGGCGGCGCCGCCGACTGCCAGTACTGGCTCGCCTGGCTCGGCATGCAGTGCCGCCTCCACGAGCTCCGCCACAAGAGGAGAATCTCTGTCGCGGCCGCGAGCAagatcctcgccaacctggTGTACCAGTATAAGGGCAAGGGCCTGTCGATGGGCACTATGTGCGCCGGCGTCACCAAGGAGGAAGGGCCGGCGCTGTATTATATTGACAGCGACGGCACGAGGCTGGCGGGGAACCTGTTTTGCGTCGGGTCCGGCCAGACGTTTGCGTATGGCGTGCTGGATGCCGAGTACAGGTACGACttgacggtggaggaggcgctggAGCTGGGGAGCAGGAGTATCTTGGCTGCCACGCACAGGGATGCGTACTCGGGTGGGTTTATCAACTTGTATCATGTCAAGGAGAGCGGGTGGGAGAAGCACGGGTTTACGGACACGAACCCGGTGTTTTGGAAGacgaagctggagaagggcGAGTTTAGCAATGTTACGAGTGATTTCTCGGAGGAGGTTTAG
- a CDS encoding uncharacterized protein (COG:O; EggNog:ENOG503P0XE): MTFSTTLSSGPPRYTLRTRQPLSFNRHCRYLSSGTHHKSLLTIAIETSCDDTCVAILEKAGPAARLQFNKRIPSNHVEFKGIHPTIASKSHEIQLAKLVNEAVQSLPEHTNHSPEVKTISIRDPQTGKSTPRRLPDFVSVTRGPGFPRCLDVGLGVAKGLSVAWQVPFLGVHHMQGHALTPRLDHALQQPFPPSSSTPSSKLSPKFPFLTLLASGGHTQLLLSTTLTTHTILATVTNISLGDMLDKAAREILPPSLLSSLPNIAYAAALEQFAFPSPSYKYTPPPNRHSETLPSPLPSPPFEPGWSLTPPLPLNKEMTFNFSGFGGQVQELAQFYPHTKLDRVRAEESNQILSPPSLTTEQRRILARETMRLAFEHLASRVVFALRELQPVSEADKRHGTGRNDLKRLKGLLRGGQKIETLVLSGGVASNKFLRHVLRSVLDQRGWPDIKLAAPPVSLCTDNAAMIAWAGMEMFETEGVETDLGVRSIQRWSLDESLGEEGTRGVMGVDGWLKRQKM; this comes from the coding sequence ATGACATTCTCAACCACCCTGTCCAGTGGGCCACCAAGATATACACTGAGAACAAGGCAGCCATTATCATTCAACAGACACTGTCGATACTTGAGTAGCGGCACTCACCACAAATCTCTCCTCACTATTGCCATAGAGACATCATGCGATGACACCTGTGTCGCTATCCTCGAAAAAGCAGGCCCAGCAGCACGCTTACAGTTCAACAAGAGAATACCATCAAACCATGTTGAATTCAAGGGCATACATCCTACAATAGCCTCCAAATCGCACGAGATTCAGTTGGCTAAGCTGGTCAACGAAGCTGTACAGTCACTACCAGAGCACACCAACCACTCCCCAGAGGTCAAAACCATTTCTATCCGCGACCCACAAACAGGCAAATCCACCCCCCGACGACTTCCTGACTTTGTCTCCGTGACAAGAGGCCCAGGCTTCCCACGATGTCTAGACGTCGGCCTCGGAGTAGCCAAAGGCCTCTCTGTCGCCTGGCAGGTCCCCTTCCTAGGAGTTCATCACATGCAAGGCCACGCCCTCACCCCCCGCCTCGACCACGCCCTACAacaacccttccccccatcctcctcgaccccctCATCAAAACTCTCCCCTAAATTTCCCTTCCTaaccctcctcgcctcaGGAGGCCAcacccagctcctcctctccaccaccctaacAACCCACACCATCCTCGCAACAGTAACCAACATCTCCCTAGGCGACATGCTCGACAAAGCCGCGAGGgaaatcctccccccctccctcctcagctcCCTCCCAAACATAGCCTACGCCGCCGCCCTGGAACAGTTcgccttcccctctccctcctacaagtacaccccccctccaaaccggCACTCCgaaaccctcccctcccccctcccctccccaccatttGAGCCCGGGTGgtccctcaccccccctctccccctaAACAAAGAAATGACCTTCAACTTCTCCGGCTTCGGCGGCCAAGTCCAGGAACTAGCCCAGTTCTACCCCCACACCAAACTCGACCGCGTCAGAGCCGAGGAATCCAACCAAATACTCTCCCCCCCATCGCTCACAACCGAACAGCGCCGGATTTTAGCAAGAGAAACAATGAGGCTGGCATTCGAGCACCTCGCTTCAAGGGTCGTTTTTGCGCTGAGGGAACTCCAGCCTGTGAGCGAGGCCGACAAGAGGCATGGTACCGGGAGGAATGATCTGAAAAGATTGaaggggctgttgaggggaGGACAAAAGATCGAGACGTTGGTGCTGTCGGGGGGCGTGGCGTCGAATAAATTCCTGAGACACGTCCTGAGGAGTGTCCTCGATCAGAGGGGGTGGCCTGATATAAAGCTGGCTGCTCCACCTGTGAGTCTTTGTACCGACAACGCGGCCATGATTGCGTGGGCGGGGATGGAGATGTTCGagacggagggggtggagacTGATTTGGGAGTGAGGTCGATTCAACGCTGGTCGTTAGATGAGAgtcttggagaggaggggacgaggggggtgatgggggttgaCGGGTGGCTCAAGAGGCAGAAGATGTAA
- a CDS encoding uncharacterized protein (CAZy:GH16; EggNog:ENOG503Q41Q; COG:G), which translates to MVKPTAFSRGALLASLAQATTAASTSRYTLTQVFNATNFFSEFTFFDQPDPTHGFVEYVDAPTANRLSLAGYSQNGVYLGVDHTNTTTTGRKSTRVTSNQAFTKGLFIADIAHMPASASSSCGLWPAYWMFGPDWPTSGEIDILEGVNAQKSNSITLHTAKGCEMANTGSLGSTKLANGNCEGNTGCGQTTSATNNYGAGFNDIGGGIYALEWTDDHIAVWFFPRNSNTCKSLAAASPSSVPNTSNFGTPLAKFVGNGSGNCSIPNHFKDHNIVFDTTFCGDWAGQVWGQDDTCKSLADTCEDWVGQNPEGFQEAYWLVNHIKVYQQVDQGPAAGQTDGGFGVQRKPDEERRARSFEA; encoded by the coding sequence ATGGTCAAACCAACAGCTTTCTCACGAGGAGCCCTTCTGGCCTCTCTGGCCCAAGCCACGACAGCAGCATCTACCTCGAGATATACACTCACCCAGGtcttcaacgccaccaacTTCTTCTCCGAATTCACCTTCTTCGACCAGCCCGACCCGACCCACGGGTTCGTAGAGTACGTGGACGCACCCACCGCCAACCGCCTCTCCCTTGCCGGCTACAGCCAAAATGGTGTCTACCTTGGTGTTGAtcacaccaacaccaccacaaccggCCGCAAGTCTACCCGTGTCACCTCCAACCAGGCTTTCACCAAGGGTCTGTTCATCGCCGACATAGCCCACATGCCCGCCTCGGCATCATCGTCTTGCGGACTCTGGCCGGCCTACTGGATGTTCGGTCCTGACTGGCCCACCTCTGGCGAGATTGATATCCTGGAAGGCGTCAACGCCCAAAAGTCGAATTCGATAACATTGCATACGGCCAAGGGGTGTGAGATGGCCAACACTGGCTCGCTGGGGAGCACCAAATTGGCAAATGGCAATTGCGAGGGTAATACTGGGTGCGGCCAGACGACATCAGCTACCAATAACTATGGTGCTGGGTTCAACGACATTGGCGGCGGTATTTATGCCTTGGAGTGGACCGATGACCACATTGCTGTGTGGTTCTTCCCGAGGAACTCCAACACTTGCAAGTCCTTGGCCGCCGCATCTCCTTCGTCAGTGCCGAATACCAGCAACTTTGGGACGCCTCTCGCAAAGTTCGTCGGGAATGGATCAGGGAACTGCTCTATTCCTAACCACTTCAAGGACCACAACATTGTCTTTGACACGACGTTTTGCGGTGATTGGGCTGGACAGGTCTGGGGACAGGATGATACCTGCAAGAGTTTGGCTGACACGTGCGAGGACTGGGTCGGGCAGAATCCAGAGGGGTTTCAGGAGGCGTACTGGTTGGTGAATCATATCAAGGTTTATCAGCAGGTTGATCAGGGGCCGGCTGCTGGGCAGAcggatggggggtttggggttcAGAGGAAGccggatgaggagaggagggcgaggagtttTGAGGCTtga
- the REG1_2 gene encoding protein phosphatase regulator (COG:S; EggNog:ENOG503NXI0): MAVVISSEENNYFSASTLRRSHSQPKFVTKNSGFHTSSSTSRLADLYPESTRSYSSSSVSSTPSSPRIIRIDSSDQLRSTKSGTKFSLVSGCEEVRNAESVTSEDDIIFPQYEERGGYFGRIEVSEPAPSPQAGYSYTSSPNDDENSAATSRPGTPDISERAEDDISLKVRPSRHVDYLSHNWREEDIWSSWKLIVSRRGDYSDSARLENASWRTWMKAKNKLSTVSPETLNWLKDCDVTWLYGPLQSGASMSNPRLKNSSSRLSKSTPQEKKKTILKKRTMSEIMLQRSLSTSSLVKQAAAAVQAQQKGGLKRGGQRPGLERATTDFVGFPFSSRGVSHDGTSLFPSTRSSGITSPFNEKKHIHFNEQVEQCIAVEIKGDDDEDDEPVRYDSDSDDGAIMMKRSAIKKRRPTMRRAASHAGNMESKTIAMLPSTTLKYRDDTPEPTETAMKHSTGIYKNSPVSPSSSQETLRPSKKSGKLFFASDDDDDDVSDDDDDEPVRFSSKSTSASTSSSLGASFGEGGSGLRRSTSTSSLSAEPVGMRRTSSGMFMPYEEGDSESSSGTGLIGRVIDTVNTARDIVHVIWNVGWRK; this comes from the exons ATGGCCGTGGTCATTTCATCCGAAGAGAATAACTATTTCTCTGCTTCAACGTTGCGCCGCTCTCACTCGCAACCAAAATTCGTCACAAAAAACTCAGGGTTCCAtacctcatcctccacttCACGGCTAGCAGATCTTTACCCAGAGTCAACAAGAAGCTATTCAAGCTCGAGCGTGTCTTCcacgccatcctcgccgcgCATTATTCGCATTGACTCATCAGACCAGCTGCGGTCAACAAAGTCTGGGACAAAATTCTCCCTGGTGTCAGGTTGTGAGGAAGTCAGGAACGCCGAGTCGGTGACCTCGGAGGACGACATCATTTTCCCGCAGTacgaggagaggggtggCTACTTCGGCCGCATTGAGGTGTCTGAGCCTGCACCAAGTCCTCAGGCGGGTTACTCATACACTTCGTCACCAAATGACGATGAGAACTCGGCAGCCACCTCACGGCCGGGGACACCCGACATATCAGAGAGAGCCGAGGATGACATCTCACTAAAGGTCCGGCCTTCTCGACATGTGGACTACCTCTCGCATAACTGGCGTGAGGAGGATATCTGGTCGTCGTGGAAGCTGATCGTCTCAAGAAGAGGCGATTACAGCGACTCTGCGCGGTTAGAAAATGCTTCCTGGCGAACATGGATGAAGGCGAAAAACAAGCTGAGCACAGTCTCGCCTGAGACGCTTAACTG GCTCAAAGACTGCGATGTAACGTGGCTTTATGGCCCATTACAGTCTGGTGCATCCATGTCAAACCCGCGATTGAAAAACTCGAGCTCGCGGTTATCAAAATCGACCCctcaagagaagaagaagaccattttgaagaagaggaccATGTCAGAAATCATGCTTCAGAGGTCCCTGTCAACGTCATCGCTGGTTAAGCaagcagcggcggcagtgCAGGCGCAGCAGAAGGGTGGGCTGAAACGAGGTGGTCAACGACCAGGACTCGAGCGTGCCACCACTGACTTTGTCGGCTTCCCATTCTCTTCGCGAGGCGTCAGCCATGACGGTACCAGCCTGTTCCCTTCCACAAGATCATCCGGCATCACATCTCCATTCAACGAGAAGAAGCACATCCATTTCAACGAGCAAGTGGAGCAGTGTATTGCGGTTGAGATCAAgggtgacgacgacgaggacgacgagccTGTCCGCTATGACAGTGACTCGGATGACGGTGCCATCATGATGAAGCGATCAGCCATCAAAAAGAGAAGACCAACCATGAGGAGGGCCGCGAGCCATGCTGGCAACATGGAAAGCAAAACAATCGCCATGCTGCCGTCGACCACGTTGAAATACCGGGACGACACGCCGGAGCCGACGGAGACGGCCATGAAGCACAGCACGGGAATTTACAAGAACTCGCCGGtatccccatcttcctctcagGAGACATTGCGGCCATCCAAGAAGTCCGGCAAGCTCTTTTTTGcgagcgacgacgacgacgacgacgtcagtgacgatgacgatgacgagccCGTCCGGTTTAGCAGCAAGAGCACCAgcgccagcaccagctcTAGTCTCGGGGCCAGCTTTGGTGAAGGCGGCTCTGGATTGCGTCggtcaacctcgacatccaGTCTTTCGGCAGAACCAGTGGGGATGCGACGAACATCGTCGGGGATGTTTATGCCTtacgaagaaggagattcGGAATCATCGAGCGGAACCGGCCTCATCGGCCGGGTTATTGATACGGTAAATACGGCCCGGGACATTGTCCACGTTATCTGGAATGTTGGGTGGAGGAAATAA
- a CDS encoding uncharacterized protein (EggNog:ENOG503NZVN; COG:L), with the protein MPLLPLRKPLTWSLGKVVEIRALFRLKTWGNCRRDIPTSSFNNMAQKRTIHSFFTPDPKKQRIATIADEDDTPTYSSQNTYPFPIRDLSKAITKELTSLPARPGRPINDQPELDLIYFEPFIPSYLAKDLFRFLRSELPFYRVEYSIKRFGVETQIRTPRYTTVFGLDHTSLFDDDNPSIILDARTHTRINIGEVYPRYSPRPIPQCLDALRKSTEAATNCKFNFCLVNYYATGSDSISFHSDDERFLGPEPAIASFSLGAARDFLMKHKPVPPPPDGQTTVFKQLKLPLASGDMILMKGKTQANWLHSIPKRAGKSSQYGDGRINITFRRAMVKGGTDNYYNYNVGKGPVFRWDDTAREMKEWKPAPKASPERKPITHPKPEKDEPEKAD; encoded by the exons ATGCCGCTGCTTCCACTCCGGAAGCCGCTGACATGGTCGCTCGGTAAAGTCGTTGAAATAAGAGCACTTTTCAGGCTGAAAACCTGGGGAAACTGTCGGAGAGATATCCCGACTTCATCCTTTAACAATATGGCACAGAAGAGGACCATTCACTCATTCTTCACTCCGGATCCAAAGAAACAGCGAATCGCAACGATTGctgacgaagatgat ACACCCACTTACTCCTCACAGAACACATACCCCTTTCCTATCAGGGACCTATCGAAGGCCATCACTAAAGAGCTCACCTCCCTTCCAGCCAGACCAGGAAGGCCCATAAACGACCAACCAGAGCTAGACCTCATCTACTTTGAGCCATTCATCCCCTCCTACCTCGCCAAAGACCTCTTCCGCTTCCTCCGCTCTGAACTCCCTTTCTATAGAGTAGAGTACTCCATCAAACGATTCGGTGTTGAGACTCAAATCCGCACCCCAAGGTACACCACCGTCTTCGGACTCGACCACACCTccctctttgacgacgacaaccccagcatcatcctcgacgccAGAACCCACACCCGAATCAACATAGGTGAAGTCTACCCACGGTACTCGCCCCGTCCAATACCGCAATGTCTCGACGCCCTCCGCAAATCAACCGAAGCGGCCACCAACTGCAAGTTCAACTTTTGCCTGGTGAACTACTATGCCACAGGATCAGACAGCATATCCTTCCACAGCGATGACGAGAGGTTTCTCGGTCCAGAACCAGCTATCGCCTCCTTCAGCCTAGGAGCAGCAAGGGATTTTCTCATGAAACATAAACctgtcccaccacccccagacgGCCAAACAACAGTATTCAAGCAGCTCAAGTTACCCCTCGCGAGCGGCGACATGATTCTCATGAAGGGCAAAACCCAAGCTAACTGGCTGCACTCCATCCCGAAAAGAGCTGGCAAAAGCAGCCAGTATGGTGATGGAAGGATCAACATTACCTTTCGGAGAGCCATGGTGAAAGGAGGGACTGATAATTACTATAACTACAATGTCGGCAAGGGTCCCGTTTTCAGATGGGATGACACAGCCAGGGAAATGAAGGAGTGGAAGCCAGCCCCCAAAGCCAGCCCGGAACGTAAACCGATCACACATCCCAAACCAGAGAAGGATGAGCCAGAAAAAGCCGACTGA